Proteins encoded in a region of the Streptomyces sp. NBC_00258 genome:
- the iolD gene encoding 3D-(3,5/4)-trihydroxycyclohexane-1,2-dione acylhydrolase (decyclizing), with product MTEPTSTTTRLTVAQALVRFLAAQYTERDGVRRRLVDSTWGIFGHGNVAGLGQALLEYGDEMPYHQGRNEQSMVHAAVGYARQSNRLSVQAVTTSIGPGATNLVTGAALATINHLPVLLLPGDVFATRPADPVLQQLEVPYAGDVSVNDCLRPVSKYFDRITRPEALIPAALQAMRVLTDPVETGAVTLALPQDVQAEAFDWPEEFFAERVWTVRRPVADPEELAAAVRAVRDARRPLIVAGGGVHHSEAEDALKEFADLTRIPVASTQAGKGSLIWDHPADVGGVGHTGTATACELARTADLVIGVGTRYTDFTTASGTLFAAQGVRFLNVNIASLDGHKLSGQPLIADARTALESLTEALALHGHRAEPAYVTEYTDDKERWEYRVDAAYESEDPDIRPTQPQVLGLLDEIVTGDDILINAAGSLPGDLHKLWRARSRDQYHVEYGYSCMGYEIPAAIGVRLAAPDRPVWALVGDGTYLMMPTEIVTAVQEGIAIKVVILQNHGYASIGGLSETVGGERFATAYRHRSEDGTYTGRPLPVDLAANAASLGMRVLRAKTVRDLRAALAEARADDTPTCVYVETQTADTVSGAPPAQAWWDVPVAETATRPSAVKARELYERHVSTRRRHL from the coding sequence ATGACAGAGCCGACGTCAACGACGACAAGGCTGACGGTCGCGCAGGCACTGGTGCGGTTCCTCGCCGCCCAGTACACGGAACGCGACGGCGTGCGACGCCGCCTGGTCGACTCCACCTGGGGCATCTTCGGGCACGGCAACGTCGCCGGGCTCGGGCAGGCGCTCCTGGAGTACGGCGACGAGATGCCGTACCACCAGGGCCGCAACGAACAGTCCATGGTCCACGCGGCCGTCGGCTACGCGCGTCAGTCCAACCGCCTCTCCGTCCAGGCGGTCACGACCTCCATCGGCCCCGGCGCCACCAACCTCGTCACCGGCGCCGCCCTCGCCACGATCAACCACCTGCCGGTGCTCCTGCTGCCCGGGGACGTCTTCGCGACCCGCCCCGCCGACCCGGTCCTCCAACAGCTCGAAGTCCCGTACGCGGGCGATGTGTCGGTCAACGACTGTCTGCGCCCGGTGTCGAAGTACTTCGACCGGATCACCCGCCCCGAGGCCCTGATCCCGGCCGCCCTCCAGGCGATGCGGGTGCTCACCGACCCGGTCGAGACGGGTGCCGTCACGCTCGCCCTGCCGCAGGACGTGCAGGCGGAAGCCTTCGACTGGCCCGAGGAGTTCTTCGCCGAGCGCGTCTGGACGGTCCGCCGCCCGGTCGCCGACCCGGAGGAACTGGCCGCCGCCGTCAGGGCTGTTCGGGACGCCCGGCGTCCCTTGATCGTCGCGGGCGGCGGGGTCCACCACAGCGAGGCCGAGGACGCGCTCAAGGAGTTCGCCGACCTCACCCGTATCCCGGTCGCCTCCACACAGGCCGGCAAGGGCTCACTGATCTGGGACCATCCGGCGGACGTCGGCGGCGTCGGGCACACCGGCACCGCGACCGCCTGCGAACTCGCCCGCACCGCGGACCTGGTGATCGGCGTCGGCACCCGCTACACCGACTTCACCACCGCCTCCGGCACCCTCTTCGCCGCCCAGGGCGTGCGCTTCCTGAACGTCAACATCGCGTCCCTCGACGGACACAAGCTCTCCGGACAGCCGCTGATCGCGGACGCCCGCACGGCCCTGGAGTCCCTCACGGAGGCGCTCGCGCTGCACGGCCACCGCGCCGAACCCGCGTACGTCACCGAGTACACGGACGACAAGGAGCGCTGGGAGTACCGCGTCGACGCGGCGTACGAGTCGGAGGACCCGGACATCCGGCCCACCCAGCCGCAGGTCCTCGGCCTCCTCGACGAGATCGTCACCGGGGACGACATCCTCATCAACGCGGCCGGCTCCCTCCCCGGCGACCTGCACAAACTCTGGCGCGCCCGCTCCCGCGACCAGTACCACGTCGAGTACGGCTACTCCTGCATGGGCTACGAGATCCCGGCCGCCATCGGCGTACGGCTCGCGGCGCCCGACCGTCCCGTCTGGGCGCTGGTCGGCGACGGCACGTACCTGATGATGCCGACGGAGATCGTCACCGCCGTCCAGGAGGGCATCGCGATCAAGGTCGTGATCCTGCAGAACCACGGGTACGCGTCCATCGGCGGCCTCTCCGAGACGGTCGGCGGCGAGCGGTTCGCCACCGCCTACCGCCACCGGTCCGAGGACGGCACGTACACGGGGCGCCCGCTGCCCGTCGACCTGGCCGCCAACGCGGCCAGCCTGGGCATGCGGGTCCTGCGCGCGAAGACCGTCCGCGACCTGCGGGCGGCCCTCGCCGAGGCCCGGGCCGACGACACTCCCACTTGTGTCTACGTGGAGACCCAAACGGCAGACACAGTGTCGGGCGCGCCTCCGGCGCAGGCCTGGTGGGATGTTCCTGTGGCCGAGACCGCGACCCGACCGTCGGCGGTCAAGGCCCGTGAGCTGTACGAACGGCACGTCTCCACCCGACGCCGCCATCTGTGA